The following proteins are co-located in the Phycisphaerae bacterium genome:
- a CDS encoding sigma-70 family RNA polymerase sigma factor — protein sequence MDPDTSGDVTRLLASIKGGSHDALAKVLPLVYDELHTLAERALRGERPDHTLQPTALINEAYLRLADQSGVKWQSRSHFVAVAATMMRRILVDHARAHIAQKRGGGQTRIELNEAVAAGETKSIDLEALDEALAELSRLDERQGRIVEMRYFGGLSVEETAGLLDISPATVKREWNSAKAWMKRRMQ from the coding sequence ATGGACCCCGACACGTCTGGCGATGTCACGCGTCTGTTGGCCAGCATCAAGGGAGGGAGCCACGATGCCCTGGCGAAGGTGTTGCCCCTCGTCTACGACGAATTGCATACCCTCGCCGAGCGGGCCCTGCGCGGGGAACGCCCCGATCACACGCTGCAGCCGACCGCGCTTATAAACGAGGCGTATCTGCGCCTCGCGGATCAGTCCGGCGTAAAGTGGCAGAGCCGGTCGCACTTTGTCGCCGTCGCGGCGACGATGATGCGCCGCATCCTCGTCGATCATGCCCGCGCGCATATCGCCCAAAAGCGCGGCGGCGGGCAGACCCGCATTGAACTGAATGAAGCCGTCGCCGCCGGCGAGACAAAGTCCATCGACTTGGAAGCCCTCGACGAAGCCCTGGCCGAACTCTCCCGCCTCGACGAGCGGCAGGGGCGAATCGTCGAAATGCGCTACTTCGGCGGCCTGTCCGTCGAGGAGACCGCCGGGCTATTGGACATCTCCCCGGCGACCGTCAAGCGTGAGTGGAACTCGGCAAAAGCGTGGATGAAGCGTCGAATGCAATAG
- a CDS encoding serine/threonine-protein kinase, translating into MTPERWQRLKNVIESALEREPAARGAFLLEACGQDATLRAEAESFVAAHDDDPSFLEDSAEGLWKAIAARGGKTPLPIEPGRALGAYQVVRPIASGGMGAVYLAVRADDAYRKQVAIKVIRTDSLGDSRHRDELQRRFRTERQTLANLDHSNIARLLDGGATDDGLPFLVMEYIEGRSIDQFCDDQRLSTTDRLELFSKVCQAVSYAHRSLVIHRDLKPSNILVTADGEPKLLDFGLAKLLDPDSSALAATLTRTGLQPLTPAYASPEQIRGEPVTTSTDVYSLGVILFELLTGHRPYRGSTVAMHDLARLICEQEPDRPSQAVTRVEKTDDHHPAVTPESISQTRDGRPERLRRRLAGDIDTIVLKALRKEPARRYASVEQFAEDIRRHLRGEPILARPGTWTYHTTKFVRRHRAGVIAAALVLLSLSGGLAVAFWQLREAQRQTLIAQHQTEEARRQARVKGKTIDHWKHLFRPDRLSDEFAMDAGVNWSRRGDMKGATLDSFITAGIESIPQIKDDPLTEAEMREQMASICADVHRFEDARSLHEQAWKIRQRELGNDDATTLESMANVGFALMMLNNWKEARPLLTEAVEVGGRVWGPTNTNTLAAMMNLGVAESNLGEGRKAETHFRKVLEEYRAQFGEENEPTLRVMNLLGKLLADRGAFDEARTMLERTIAISKDYPQRGADHQATLEVINNLAGLYYRENKLAEATDLFREVFEGCQRALDNDDPLTLKVGNNLAHCLIKLDRLQEAETILDFVVGQADIVLSKDDFDVALFRGNYGECLTKLGHCRDAQGHLDASYKVVANKVGPSHPATQKAILRLAEYHEKCGSAEQARDYRALLEPAPAMAGK; encoded by the coding sequence ATGACGCCGGAACGCTGGCAGCGCCTGAAGAACGTCATCGAATCGGCCCTTGAACGGGAGCCCGCCGCCCGCGGTGCGTTCCTGTTGGAGGCGTGCGGCCAGGACGCGACGCTGCGCGCCGAGGCCGAGTCTTTCGTCGCCGCCCACGATGACGACCCCAGTTTTTTGGAGGACTCGGCCGAAGGATTATGGAAGGCCATCGCCGCGCGGGGTGGAAAGACCCCATTGCCGATCGAGCCGGGCCGCGCGCTCGGTGCGTACCAGGTCGTTCGGCCCATTGCCAGCGGCGGCATGGGCGCCGTCTATCTCGCCGTGCGGGCCGACGACGCCTATCGCAAACAGGTTGCCATCAAGGTCATCCGCACCGATTCCTTGGGAGATTCCCGACATCGGGACGAACTTCAGCGGCGCTTTCGCACGGAACGCCAGACGCTCGCTAATCTCGACCACTCCAATATCGCCCGGCTCTTGGACGGCGGCGCCACGGACGACGGTCTTCCTTTTCTGGTCATGGAATACATTGAGGGTCGATCGATCGATCAGTTTTGCGACGATCAGCGGCTTTCCACCACGGACCGCCTGGAACTATTCAGCAAAGTATGCCAGGCCGTGAGCTATGCGCACCGCAGTCTCGTCATCCATCGCGATCTCAAACCCAGCAACATCCTCGTGACCGCTGACGGAGAGCCCAAGTTGCTGGACTTCGGGCTGGCGAAGCTGCTCGATCCAGATTCCTCCGCCCTCGCAGCGACGTTGACGCGCACCGGACTGCAACCCCTGACGCCCGCCTACGCCAGCCCGGAGCAAATCCGCGGCGAACCCGTTACGACTTCTACGGATGTGTATTCGCTCGGCGTCATCCTCTTTGAACTCCTCACCGGCCACCGGCCATATCGCGGCTCCACGGTGGCGATGCACGATCTCGCGCGGCTGATTTGCGAGCAGGAGCCGGACCGGCCCAGTCAGGCGGTGACCCGCGTCGAGAAAACTGATGATCATCATCCCGCGGTCACGCCGGAATCAATCAGCCAGACGCGCGACGGCCGCCCCGAGCGCCTTCGCCGCCGCCTGGCGGGCGATATCGACACCATCGTGCTCAAGGCGCTGCGCAAGGAACCGGCCCGGCGGTACGCGTCCGTCGAGCAATTTGCCGAGGACATCCGCCGTCACCTGCGCGGCGAGCCGATCCTGGCCCGGCCGGGAACCTGGACCTATCACACGACAAAGTTCGTTCGCCGGCATCGAGCCGGTGTCATCGCAGCCGCCCTTGTCCTTCTTTCCTTGTCAGGCGGTCTGGCCGTCGCCTTTTGGCAATTGCGAGAGGCACAGCGACAGACGCTGATCGCGCAACACCAGACGGAGGAGGCGCGGCGACAGGCGCGAGTGAAGGGGAAGACGATCGACCATTGGAAACATCTCTTTCGACCGGACCGTTTGAGCGACGAGTTTGCGATGGACGCCGGAGTGAACTGGTCTCGACGTGGCGATATGAAAGGTGCTACGCTCGACAGTTTCATCACCGCGGGAATCGAGAGTATTCCACAAATCAAGGACGATCCGCTGACCGAAGCCGAGATGCGCGAGCAGATGGCGAGCATCTGTGCCGACGTGCACCGTTTCGAAGATGCTCGTTCGCTGCACGAGCAGGCGTGGAAGATTCGCCAAAGGGAACTGGGCAACGACGACGCCACGACTTTGGAGTCGATGGCCAATGTCGGCTTCGCCCTGATGATGTTGAACAATTGGAAAGAGGCCCGGCCCCTCCTCACCGAGGCCGTCGAAGTCGGCGGGCGGGTTTGGGGACCGACGAACACAAACACGCTCGCCGCCATGATGAACTTGGGCGTTGCGGAGTCCAATCTAGGCGAGGGCCGGAAGGCCGAGACCCATTTCCGCAAAGTCCTGGAAGAATACCGCGCGCAGTTCGGCGAAGAAAACGAGCCTACCCTGCGGGTCATGAACTTGTTAGGCAAGCTGCTGGCGGATCGCGGCGCATTCGATGAGGCTCGGACCATGCTCGAACGGACCATCGCGATCAGCAAGGACTATCCCCAGCGCGGGGCGGATCATCAGGCGACGTTGGAAGTCATCAACAACCTGGCGGGGCTCTACTACCGGGAGAACAAACTTGCAGAGGCGACCGACCTGTTCCGTGAGGTGTTCGAGGGCTGTCAGCGCGCGCTGGACAACGACGATCCGCTCACGCTCAAGGTGGGCAACAATCTCGCCCATTGCCTGATCAAATTGGATCGCCTCCAGGAGGCAGAGACGATTCTCGATTTCGTCGTCGGACAGGCGGACATCGTCCTGTCCAAGGACGATTTCGACGTCGCGCTCTTCCGCGGCAACTATGGCGAATGCCTCACGAAGCTGGGGCATTGTCGCGATGCACAGGGCCATCTTGATGCGTCCTACAAGGTGGTTGCGAACAAAGTTGGGCCATCGCACCCCGCCACGCAAAAGGCCATCCTGCGGCTGGCTGAATATCACGAAAAATGCGGTTCGGCAGAACAGGCCCGCGACTACCGGGCCCTGCTGGAACCCGCCCCCGCCATGGCGGGAAAGTGA